Proteins encoded by one window of Dermochelys coriacea isolate rDerCor1 chromosome 13, rDerCor1.pri.v4, whole genome shotgun sequence:
- the CIDEB gene encoding cell death activator CIDE-B has product MDYVSALAPSSLLQSVSSAGSELTRRVWTPRAPPQRPFRVCDHRHGGRTGLMAGTLQELLAKAMEALLVAGLAGLVLEEDGTAVESEAFFQALPPDTALMLLGPGQSWSPPRGGARAYRWSQERPRQGQDIARITFDVYKLGPRDLFGSLNVKATFYGLYSMSCDFKCLGPKKVLREVLRVASAVMQGMGQLLLGASSYIRRLLEGVETWHQPARLSHYED; this is encoded by the exons ATGGACTACGTCAGCGCCCTGGCCCCCTCCTCCCTACTGCA gtCGGTGTCCAGCGCTGGCTCGGAGCTGACCCGTCGGGTCTGGaccccccgtgcccccccccagcgccccttCCGCGTCTGCGACCACCGGCACGGGGGCCGCACAGGGCTGATGGCCGGGACCCTGCAGGAGCTGCTGGCCAAG GCGATGGAGGCACTTCTCGTGGCTGGGCTGGCGGGGCTGGTGCTGGAGGAGGATGGGACGGCAGTGGAGAGCGAGGCCTTTTTCCAGGCGCTGCCCCCCGACACGGCCCTGATGCTGCTGGGCCCTGGGCAGAGCTGGAGCCCCCCGCGG GGAGGGGCCCGGGCCTACAGGTGGAGCCAGGAGCGGCCGCGCCAGGGGCAGGACATCGCCCGCATCACCTTCGACGTCTACAAGCTGGGCCCCCGTGACCTCTTCGGGAGCCTCAACGTGAAGGCCACGTTCTACGGGCTCTACTCTATGAGCTGCGACTTCAAGTGCCTGGGCCCCAAGAAGGTGCTGAG gGAGGTGTTGCGAGTGGCCTCGGCCGTgatgcagggaatggggcagctgctgctgggagcctccAGTTACATCCGGCGCCTCCTGGAGGGGGTGGAGACCTGGCACCAGCCTGCCCGGCTCAGCCACTATGAAGACTGA
- the NOP9 gene encoding nucleolar protein 9 isoform X1, which translates to MADPPRGGGDGRKRRRAGSDPSGLGARPRLDPDAAGYFRRAAESLRAGLGPGSERDLFVTNVLEEAVGSALPLALDPSGSLLLQALLPEASPTQLAQLLCPLLPALRQAACHPCGAHILEAALLRAPRLLGREDVGTLEELVLQLGRAVREELGTFAWDPHASFVVRTLLQVLGGVRVRSDAARGLLGSGPPPPRKKRAEAESEGPAEFEVPDSFLALLQEFIAAFQENLAEFITHRVASLCLQVALEVLHRKLPEACAELCSSVIGYLSSRNPSAGCSPLLVFLKDPVCSRVLDKVLEVSARRALRVLYRQHFRGQLRALAGHGVANFTLQRLIGAAPPKLLGKVLAELGPGLEEVLAQGHTGVATALLGACRRCGAGQQEVLQLLMEAFHCWEPPTRRMACAPLFASLLPYEVYYALGEGQEVQPALEEQPDPPPALASVSLHGSLLLQHLLHFADPSPVLRSLATLPPHDLVTLACSPAGSHVYDALLASPSVPCKPRRKVLRALQGHYVSLACNKHGSRVLDAIWSRATLPAKRQIAQELAEQEQHLRNDAFGHHLVRNFALTHFLKRRRDWDRHQEAETKRRELFAEILED; encoded by the exons ATGGCGGACCCGCCCCGAGGCGGCGGCGATGGGCGCAAGCGGCGGCGGGCCGGGTCGGACCCCTCCGGGCTGGGGGCGCGACCCCGCCTGGATCCCGACGCCGCGGGCTACTTCCGCCGGGCCGCCGAAAGCCTCCgtgccgggctggggccgggcagcGAGCGGG ATCTGTTCGTCACCAACGTGTTGGAGGAGGCAGTGGGCTCCGCGCTGCCCCTGGCCCTGGACCCTTctggctccctgctgctccaggccctgctgcctgagGCCTCGCCCACCCAGCTGGCCCAGCTCCTGTGccccctgctgcctgccctgcGCCAGGCTGCCTGCCACCCCTGTGGTGCCCACATTCTGGAGGCTGCCCTGCTCCGGGCTCCCCGGCTGCTGGGAAGGGAGGATGTTGGGACGCTGGAGGAGCTggtgctgcagctggggagggcTGTGAGAGAGGAGCTGGGGACCTTTGCCTGGGACCCCCATGCCAGCTTTGTGGTGAGGACCCTGCTGCAGGTGCTTGGGGGGGTCCGTGTCCGCTCTGATGCGGCCCGGGGGCTCTTGGGGTCAG GGCCCCCTCCTCCACGGAAGAAACGGGCCGAAGCCGAGAGCGAGGGGCCGGCGGAGTTTGAGGTCCCGGACTCGTTCCTGGCCCTCCTGCAGGAGTTCATTGCTGCTTTCCAGGAGAACCTTGCAG agtTCATCACCCACAGAGTGGCCAGCCTCTGCCTGCAGGTGGCGCTGGAGGTTTTGCACAGGAAGCTGCCTGAGGCCTGTGCTGAGCTGTGCAGCTCTGTGATTGGCTACCTGAGCTCGCGCAACCCCTCCGCTGGATGCAG ccccctgctggtGTTCCTGAAGGACCCGGTCTGCAGCCGCGTGCTGGACAAGGTGCTGGAGGTGTCGGCGCGGCGGGCGCTGCGGGTGCTCTACCGCCAGCACTTCCGGGGCCAGCTGCGGGCCCTGGCGGGCCACGGGGTGGCCAACTTCACCCTCCAGCGCCTCATCGGGGCCGCGCCCCCCAAGCTg CTAGGGAAGGTGCTGGCAGAGTTGGGCCCGGGGCTGGAGGAGGTGCTGGCCCAGGGGCACACGGGCGTGGCCACGGCGCTGCTGGGAGCCTGCCGGCGATGCGGGgccggccagcaggaggtgctgcagctgCTCATGGAG gccttccactgctgggagccccccacccGGCGGATGGCCTGCGCCCCCCTCTTTGCCTCCCTGCTGCCCTACGAGGTGTACTatgccttgggggaggggcaagagGTGCAGCCCGCCCTGGAAGAGCAG CCGGATCCCCCACCTGCCCTGGCCTCGGTTTCCCTCCAtggctccctgctgctccagcaccTGCTGCACTTCGCCGACCCCTCCCCTGTGCTGCGCAGCCTGgctaccctccccccccatgaccTGGTGACCCTGGCCTGCAGCCCTGCCGGCAGCCATGTCTATGATGCCCTCCTGGCCAGCCCCTCCGTGCCCTGCAAGCCCAGGCGCAAGGTGTTGCGTGCGCTCCAG GGTCACTACGTGTCTCTGGCTTGCAACAAACACGGGAGTAGAGTCCTGGACGCCATCTGGAGCCGGGCCACCCTGCCAGCCAAGAGACAGATTGCTCAGGAACTGG CCGAACAGGAGCAGCATCTGCGTAATGACGCCTTTGGGCACCATTTGGTGCGGAACTTCGCCCTGACCCATTTCCTGAAGCGCCGGCGGGACTGGGACCGGCACCAAGAGGCAGAGACCAAACGCAGGGAGCTGTTCGCTGAGATTCTGGAGGATTGA
- the NOP9 gene encoding nucleolar protein 9 isoform X2: MPTPHAQSVLGPDLFVTNVLEEAVGSALPLALDPSGSLLLQALLPEASPTQLAQLLCPLLPALRQAACHPCGAHILEAALLRAPRLLGREDVGTLEELVLQLGRAVREELGTFAWDPHASFVVRTLLQVLGGVRVRSDAARGLLGSGPPPPRKKRAEAESEGPAEFEVPDSFLALLQEFIAAFQENLAEFITHRVASLCLQVALEVLHRKLPEACAELCSSVIGYLSSRNPSAGCSPLLVFLKDPVCSRVLDKVLEVSARRALRVLYRQHFRGQLRALAGHGVANFTLQRLIGAAPPKLLGKVLAELGPGLEEVLAQGHTGVATALLGACRRCGAGQQEVLQLLMEAFHCWEPPTRRMACAPLFASLLPYEVYYALGEGQEVQPALEEQPDPPPALASVSLHGSLLLQHLLHFADPSPVLRSLATLPPHDLVTLACSPAGSHVYDALLASPSVPCKPRRKVLRALQGHYVSLACNKHGSRVLDAIWSRATLPAKRQIAQELAEQEQHLRNDAFGHHLVRNFALTHFLKRRRDWDRHQEAETKRRELFAEILED, from the exons ATGCCGACTCCCCACGCACAGTCAGTGTTGGGCCCAG ATCTGTTCGTCACCAACGTGTTGGAGGAGGCAGTGGGCTCCGCGCTGCCCCTGGCCCTGGACCCTTctggctccctgctgctccaggccctgctgcctgagGCCTCGCCCACCCAGCTGGCCCAGCTCCTGTGccccctgctgcctgccctgcGCCAGGCTGCCTGCCACCCCTGTGGTGCCCACATTCTGGAGGCTGCCCTGCTCCGGGCTCCCCGGCTGCTGGGAAGGGAGGATGTTGGGACGCTGGAGGAGCTggtgctgcagctggggagggcTGTGAGAGAGGAGCTGGGGACCTTTGCCTGGGACCCCCATGCCAGCTTTGTGGTGAGGACCCTGCTGCAGGTGCTTGGGGGGGTCCGTGTCCGCTCTGATGCGGCCCGGGGGCTCTTGGGGTCAG GGCCCCCTCCTCCACGGAAGAAACGGGCCGAAGCCGAGAGCGAGGGGCCGGCGGAGTTTGAGGTCCCGGACTCGTTCCTGGCCCTCCTGCAGGAGTTCATTGCTGCTTTCCAGGAGAACCTTGCAG agtTCATCACCCACAGAGTGGCCAGCCTCTGCCTGCAGGTGGCGCTGGAGGTTTTGCACAGGAAGCTGCCTGAGGCCTGTGCTGAGCTGTGCAGCTCTGTGATTGGCTACCTGAGCTCGCGCAACCCCTCCGCTGGATGCAG ccccctgctggtGTTCCTGAAGGACCCGGTCTGCAGCCGCGTGCTGGACAAGGTGCTGGAGGTGTCGGCGCGGCGGGCGCTGCGGGTGCTCTACCGCCAGCACTTCCGGGGCCAGCTGCGGGCCCTGGCGGGCCACGGGGTGGCCAACTTCACCCTCCAGCGCCTCATCGGGGCCGCGCCCCCCAAGCTg CTAGGGAAGGTGCTGGCAGAGTTGGGCCCGGGGCTGGAGGAGGTGCTGGCCCAGGGGCACACGGGCGTGGCCACGGCGCTGCTGGGAGCCTGCCGGCGATGCGGGgccggccagcaggaggtgctgcagctgCTCATGGAG gccttccactgctgggagccccccacccGGCGGATGGCCTGCGCCCCCCTCTTTGCCTCCCTGCTGCCCTACGAGGTGTACTatgccttgggggaggggcaagagGTGCAGCCCGCCCTGGAAGAGCAG CCGGATCCCCCACCTGCCCTGGCCTCGGTTTCCCTCCAtggctccctgctgctccagcaccTGCTGCACTTCGCCGACCCCTCCCCTGTGCTGCGCAGCCTGgctaccctccccccccatgaccTGGTGACCCTGGCCTGCAGCCCTGCCGGCAGCCATGTCTATGATGCCCTCCTGGCCAGCCCCTCCGTGCCCTGCAAGCCCAGGCGCAAGGTGTTGCGTGCGCTCCAG GGTCACTACGTGTCTCTGGCTTGCAACAAACACGGGAGTAGAGTCCTGGACGCCATCTGGAGCCGGGCCACCCTGCCAGCCAAGAGACAGATTGCTCAGGAACTGG CCGAACAGGAGCAGCATCTGCGTAATGACGCCTTTGGGCACCATTTGGTGCGGAACTTCGCCCTGACCCATTTCCTGAAGCGCCGGCGGGACTGGGACCGGCACCAAGAGGCAGAGACCAAACGCAGGGAGCTGTTCGCTGAGATTCTGGAGGATTGA
- the LOC122456518 gene encoding Fc receptor-like protein 5 gives MELTGLLPVLAWLQILPWLVSSEGTEEPGSLPDPLPPPILSLGSQDPVYYQGERVNFTCSAPSGEAVTRYRFYRRRGDQTLEELQSPPGASRLELRAETGNQGPYTCQYWRKESGQELPSTESNKVYITVQAPLAAPTLSLHPLHPFYLPGERVTLSCLAPGGKKLQGYRFYGEQERLIHEEVPAPDGGARLEIVVAKMGTAGLYTCVYWTLRSGRHILSEASRPVSLSVQAPPSAPTLSLDPPNTVYLPGERVNLSCSAPGAQEVTGYRFYKRRSEQGSEELPSSWGEPWLEILAAVGEEGLYTCRYWSRGPGRELPSGLSQLIAIHVMDPPRRPSVSLSPNYPAYVAGERVDINCLAPPGASPVQYGLYKTGELLGSLLGNAGTWLMDLQANGIRNATHSFSCTYMELIQGRAVPSYASDPISVSVFPALAAPSLQLIPPLPLYVTGETVSAECIIPNGPYVPWAHWVLRVGEPLPEPPEPQLPLNVTPSDSGTYQCGYSTELRGRHLHSPPSDPVPLSVTDPPPQPKLSVDPLSGVVSEGLPLLITCMAPENTSERRFQFYKDGAEIGPGDKGSEISTTEPSTGSMNFSVLSIPRAGPRNTGEFSCGFEVNMGGRWIPSPRSQAVNVTMTAWSLPIPVVAGSGGAATALALLLLLVCLCRKKKAATHRLSTSYWKTQELRRSRIMRQSTDISGVNICLRQTTEGGWPQDWGLLPKLPAEGPRPGRAAGGAAPLKDQKEEDDADSGAEFEFPDINPTYTQLTFSCSTFRQGQGLSASLEHMCSTPDL, from the exons ATGGAGCTAACTGGCCTTCTTCCGGTGCTGG CCTGGCTACAAATCCTCCCCTGGCTGGTGTCATCTGAGGGGACCGAGGAACCCGGTTCATTACCTG ACCCCCTGCCGCCCCCCATACTCTCTCTGGGCTCCCAGGACCCTGTGTATTACCAGGGGGAGCGTGTTAACTTCacctgctcagctcccagtggcgaGGCAGTGACGAGATACAGATTCTACAGGAGAAGAGGGGACCAGACCCTGGAGGAGCTCCAATCTCCCCCCGGAGCATCCCGGCTGGAGCTCAGGGCCGAGACGGGGAACCAGGGACCCTACACCTGCCAGTACTGGAGAAAGGAGTCTGGGCAGGAACTCCCATCCACGGAGAGTAACAAGGTCTATATAACCGTGCAGG CCCCCCTGGCAGCCCCCACActctccctgcaccccctacACCCGTTCTATCTCCCAGGGGAGCGTGTGACCCTCAGCTGCTTGGCTCCAGGGGGCAAGAAGCTGCAGGGATACAGGTTCTACGGGGAACAGGAGAGGTTGATCCATGAGGAGGTCCCCGCTCCAGAtgggggtgccaggctggagaTCGTCGTGGCCAAGATGGGGACAGCCGGGCTGTATACCTGTGTGTACTGGACCCTGCGATCAGGAAGACATATCCTGTCAGAGGCAAGCCGCCCAGTGTCCCTGTCAGTGCAAG CCCCCCCATCGGCTCCCACGCTCTCGCTGGACCCCCCGAACACCGTGTATCTCCCAGGGGAACGGGTCAACCTCAGCTGCTCGGCTCCCGGGGCCCAGGAAGTGACAGGCTACAGATTCTACAAGCGACGGTCGGAGCAGGGCTCCGAGGAGCTGCCATCGTCCTGGGGGGAACCCTGGCTGGAGATCCTGGCTGCGGTGGGGGAAGAAGGATTGTACACCTGCCGGTACTGGAGCAGGGGGCCTGGACGAGAGCTCCCCTCGGGGCTCAGTCAGCTCATCGCCATACATGTGATGG atccccccaggAGGCCCTCAGTGTCCCTGTCGCCGAACTATCCAGCCTATGTGGCCGGAGAACGGGTGGACATTAACTGCTTGGCTCCCCCCGGTGCCTCCCCGGTGCAGTACGGGCTCTACAAGACTGGGGAGCTGCTAGGATCCCTGCTGGGAAACGCTGGGACTTGGCTGATGGATCTTCAAGCCAACGGCATCAGAAACGCCACCCACTCCTTCTCCTGCACCTACATGGAACTGATCCAGGGAAGGGCAGTGCCCTCCTATGCCAGCGACCCCATCTCCGTCTCCGTGTTCCCAGCGCTGGCTGCCCCGTCCCTGCAGCTCATCCCACCCCTCCCACTCTACGTGACAGGGGAGACGGTGTCGGCTGAGTGCATCATTCCCAATGGGCCCTACGTCCCCTGGGCCCACTGGGTGCTGCGAGTCGGGGAACCCCTTCCAGAACCGCCAGAGCCCCAGCTCCCCCTGAACGTCACCCCCAGTGACAGCGGGACCTACCAGTGTGGGTACAGCACAGAGCTCCGCGGGCGCCACCTCCACTCACCCCCCAGTGACCCGGTGCCACTGAGCGTGACTG atccccctccccagccaaagCTGAGCGTGGATCCCCTGTCCGGAGTGGTGAGCGAAGGGCTCCCCCTGCTCATCACCTGCATGGCCCCCGAGAACACCAGCGAGAGGAGGTTTCAATTCTACAAGGATGGAGCTGAGATCGGCCCTGGGGACAAAGGGTCTGAGATCAGCACCACAGAGCCCAGCACTGGCTCCATGAACTTCTCTGTGCTCAGCATCCCACGGGCCGGTCCCAGAAACACCGGGGAATTCAGCTGTGGGTTTGAGGTGAACATGGGCGGGAGGTGGATCCCATCCCCCAGGAGCCAGGCTGTGAATGTCACCATGACAG CCTGGTCTCTGCCCATCCCCGTGGTGGCTGGGAGCGGTGGGGCTGCCACGgctctggctctgctgctgttgcttgTCTGCCTCTGCAGGAAGAAGAAGGCAG ctACCCACCGGCTCTCCAC GTCCTACTGGAAGACCCAGGAGCTGCGCCGGTCGCGGATAATGAGACA GTCGACCGACATCTCCGGGGTCAATATAT GTCTCCGGCAGACGACCgaggggggctggccccaggactgGGGGCTGCTCCCCAAGCTCCCCGCGGAGGGGCCCAGGCCGGGGCGAGCAGCCGGGGGGGCAGCGCCCCTTAAAGACCAGAAGGAGGAAGATGACGCAGACTCCGGGGCTGAGTTTGAATTCCCA GACATCAATCCAACGTATACGCAACTCACGTTCTCCTGCTCCACCTTCCGCCAGGGCCAGGGGCTCTCGGCCTCCCTGGAGCACATGTGCAGCACCCCTGACCTGTGA